In Macrobrachium nipponense isolate FS-2020 chromosome 30, ASM1510439v2, whole genome shotgun sequence, a genomic segment contains:
- the LOC135202086 gene encoding uncharacterized protein LOC135202086: MPTPQALDNFTVGVIRRFVHDKFAAKQVLTVRTLKEDLKTATIIPETTSEISVWRLVQDMGFKYKTSQRKMYLAKESLDVVCRRIGALRALRRHREEGRQIVYVDETWFTTRMSHSREWVDTTQPATSAMHSRQVPSGEGERFVVVAAGTANGFIEDSFLCYPAKSTSGDYHGEMTGELFIRWLTTQLLPLLPEPSVLVFDNAPYHSQLIDACRCPTTATKKADLITWLKRRRISVPDGATRPELLLRCQKYRPKPQYTVDNIIREWGHEVVRLPPAHPELNAIEQVWACMKRHVCSSLHRFTRADLQARLQEAKLLVTHRVWASAVKQSQEFRMDIGYQITFRSLWDLSLTT; this comes from the coding sequence ATGCCTACACCACAAGCCTTAGATAATTTTACAGTGGGTGTCATTCGCCGCTTTGTTCATGACAAGTTTGCAGCAAAGCAAGTTCTTACTGTCAGAACTCTAAAGGAAGATTTGAAAACAGCCACCATTATCCCGGAAACAACCTCTGAGATATCGGTGTGGCGGCTCGTGCAAGATATGGGATTCAAGTACAAAACTTCTCAACGAAAGATGTATCTTGCAAAAGAATCCCTTGATGTGGTTTGCCGTCGGATTGGCGCTCTCCGGGCTCTGAGGCGCCACCGAGAAGAAGGGAGGCAGATAGTATATGTTGATGAGACATGGTTCACCACAAGAATGAGCCACAGCAGGGAGTGGGTGGACACCACACAGCCTGCTACCAGTGCCATGCATAGCCGACAGGTACCATCTGGCGAAGGAGAGCGCTTCGTGGTGGTTGCAGCTGGCACAGCAAATGGATTTATTGAAGACTCTTTCCTTTGTTACCCTGCAAAGAGTACTAGTGGTGATTACCACGGAGAAATGACAGGCGAGCTGTTCATACGCTGGCTGACAACTCAGCTTCTACCATTGCTGCCCGAACCATCGGTGCTGGTATTTGACAATGCACCTTATCACAGCCAGCTGATAGACGCATGTCGATGTCCTACTACGGCAACCAAGAAAGCAGACCTTATTACTTGGCTGAAGAGGCGCAGAATCAGTGTCCCAGACGGTGCCACAAGACCAGAGCTGCTGCTCAGATGCCAAAAGTACCGGCCAAAACCACAGTACACCGTGGACAATATCATCCGAGAGTGGGGCCATGAGGTGGTCCGCCTGCCACCTGCCCACCCAGAACTCAATGCCATTGAGCAGGTATGGGCATGCATGAAACGTCATGTCTGTTCATCCTTACATCGATTCACCCGGGCAGACCTGCAGGCAAGACTGCAAGAAGCCAAGCTTTTGGTCACTCATAGGGTTTGGGCGTCTGCAGTGAAACAATCTCAAGAGTTTAGGATGGATATTGGTTATCAGATAACATTCAGGAGCCTGTGGGACCTATCATTAACAACTTAA